A window of Primulina huaijiensis isolate GDHJ02 chromosome 9, ASM1229523v2, whole genome shotgun sequence contains these coding sequences:
- the LOC140985210 gene encoding 26S proteasome non-ATPase regulatory subunit 2 homolog A-like, translating into MAPAEPDNGSGGVAGDGVTKDQTSVKVPSKDPKKKDEKKDEDLSEEDLALKQQLELYVERVQDSDPGLQKVALESMRQEIRTATSSMTSVPKPLKFLRPHYGTLQAQYEKMTDSDLKKLLADILSVLALTMSPEGERASLKYRLLGSDGDIGSWGHEYVRNLAGEIAQEYGKRQGEETSIDDLMDLVVQIVAFHMKHNAEPEAVDLLMEVEDLDLLVEHVDSTNYKRTCLYLTSSAKYLPGPDDMLVLDIAHTIYMKFEEYPRALQIALYLDNMQYVKQLFTTCSDLKKKQQFCFILARHGITFELDEEMCADEKEREALQEIINNTKLNEGYLALARDIEVTEPKSPDDIYKAHLLDGRGSGGGTVDSARQNLAATFVNAFVNAGFGQDKLMTGSSEISSGGASTSWLFKNKEHGKASAAASLGMILLWDVDSGLAQLDKYFHSTDTHVISGALLGVGIVNCNVKNDCDPALALLAEYIDKEDSSTRIGAIMGLGLAYAGSQNDEIRSKLTPILGDSKDSLDVIAFTAVSLGLVYVGSCNEEVAQAIIFALMDRSESELGEPLTRLLCLGLGLLYLGKQESVEATAEVSKTFNEKIRKHCDMTLLSCAYAGTGNVLKVQHFLGQCAHHLEKGETYQGPAVLGIAMVAMAEDLGLEMAIRSLEHLLQYGEQNIRRAVPLALGLLCVSNPKVNVMDTLSRLSHDTDTEVAMAAIISLGLIGAGTNNARIAGMLRNLSSYYYKDASLLFSVRIAQGLVHMGKGLLTLSPYHSERFLLSPTALAGLVTMLHACLDLKALILGKYHYVLYFLVLAMQPRMLMTVDENLKPLSVPVRVGQAVDVVGQAGRPKTITGFQTHSTPVLLSAGDRAELATEKYIPLSPILEGFVILKENPEYKDEQ; encoded by the exons ATGGCACCAGCTGAGCCGGACAACGGTAGCGGCGGCGTCGCGGGCGATGGAGTGACTAAGGATCAGACTTCAGTGAAGGTGCCTTCTAAAGACCCAAAAAAGAAGGATGAGAAGAAGGACGAAGATCTG TCGGAGGAGGACTTGGCTTTAAAGCAGCAGTTGGAATTGTACGTGGAGAGGGTGCAAGACTCTGATCCCGGACTGCAGAAAGTTGCTCTGGAGAGCATGAG GCAAGAAATTCGTACTGCAACTAGTTCTATGACTTCAGTTCCAAAGCCTTTGAAGTTTTTACGTCCTCATTATGGAACTCTACAAGCACAATATGAGAAAATGACAGATTCTGATCTCAAG AAACTGCTTGCAGATATACTTTCTGTTTTGGCCTTGACAATGTCTCCTGAAGGAGAGAGG GCGAGCTTGAAATACAGATTATTAGGGTCAGACGGTGATATTGGTTCATGGGGTCACGAGTATGTCAG GAATTTGGCTGGGGAAATTGCTCAAGAGTATGGAAAACGGCAG GGTGAAGAAACTTCAATCGATGATCTAATGGACCTGGTTGTACAAATTGTTGCCTTCCATATGAAG CATAATGCTGAGCCTGAGGCGGTTGATCTTTTGATGGAG GTTGAAGATCTTGATCTGTTAGTTGAGCACGTGGACAGCACAAATTATAAAAGGACCTGCCTATACCTTACTAGTTCGGCAAA GTATCTTCCTGGACCAGATGACATGTTGGTTCTGGATATCGCACACACCATCTACATGAAATTTGAAGAATATCCTAGAGCCCTGCAGATTGCTCTTTACCTTGACAATATGCAG TATGTGAAGCAACTCTTCACAACTTGTAGTGATCTTAAGAAAAAGCAGCAGTTTTGCTTCATACTTGCTCGCCAT GGCATTACTTTTGAACTTGACGAAGAAATGTGTGCAGATGAAAAAGAAAGAGAAGCTTTGCAAgaaataattaataacacaaagTTAAATGAAGGTTATCTTGCACTTGCACGTGATATTGAAGTCACGGAGCCCAAATCTCCGGATGATATATACAAG GCACATTTACTTGATGGCCGAGGCAGTGGTGGGGGAACTGTTGACTCTGCCCGGCAGAACTTGGCTGCAACGTTTGTCAATGCATTCGTAAATGCAGGCTTTGGCCAG GATAAGTTGATGACAGGTTCATCAGAAATATCAAGTGGTGGTGCTTCAACAAGTTGGCTCTTCAAAAATAAAGAACATGGAAAAGCCAGTGCTGCAGCTAGTCTG GGCATGATTTTACTCTGGGATGTTGATTCTGGGCTTGCTCAActcgataaatattttcatagcaCTGACACTCATGTCATCTCTGGAGCATTACTAGGAGTCGGGATTGTGAATTGTAATGTCAAGAATGATTGTGATCCT GCTTTGGCTCTTTTGGCTGAGTATATTGATAAAGAAGATTCTTCTACCAGAATAGGTGCAATAATGGGCCTAGGTCTTGCATATGCTGGTTCTCAAAATGACGAA ATTCGAAGTAAACTAACTCCCATACTTGGAGATTCGAAGGATTCTCTTGATGTGATTGCATTTACTGCAGTCTCGCTAGGCTTGGTGTATGTGGGTTCATGTAATGAAGAGGTTGCACAGGCAATCATATTTGCTTTGATGGATCGAAGTGAGTCAGAATTGGGGGAGCCCCTCACTCGTCTCTTGTGCCTGGGTCTTGGTCTTCTGTACCTTGGAAAGCAG GAAAGTGTGGAAGCTACGGCTGAGGTTTCAAAGACTTTTAACGAAAAAATTAGAAAACATTGTGACATGACCCTACTTTCTTGTGCTTATGCGGGAACAGGGAATGTTCTCAAG GTGCAACACTTTCTTGGTCAGTGTGCACATCATCTTGAGAAGGGTGAAACATACCAAGGACCAGCTGTTCTTGGAATTGCTATGGTAGCAATGGCAGAGGATCTGGGACTTGAGATGGCCATTCGGTCATTGGAGCATCTCTTGCAGTACGGAGAGCAGAATATTAGGAGAGCAGTTCCTTTGGCTCTAGGTCTCCTCTGCGTATCAAATCCAAAG GTCAATGTCATGGACACATTAAGCAGGCTCAGTCATGATACAGACACAGAAGTTGCAATG GCGGCCATTATTTCCTTGGGATTGATTGGCGCTGGAACCAATAATGCAAGAATTGCCGGGATGCTTCGTAATTTGTCAAGTTATTATTACAAAGATGCCAGTCTTCTTTTCAGT GTCCGGATCGCTCAAGGTCTTGTCCATATGGGCAAAGGGTTGTTGACACTTTCACCCTACCATTCTGAAAGATTTTTGCTATCCCC CACTGCCCTGGCAGGACTCGTGACTATGTTGCATGCATGTCTTGATTTGAAAGCTCTCATCTTGGGGAAATATCATTATGTTCTTTACTTCCTTGTTCTGGCTATGCAG CCAAGGATGCTGATGACAGTGGATGAAAACCTTAAACCTCTGTCAGTACCTGTTCGTGTTGGCCAGGCTGTCGATGTTGTTGGTCAAGCGGGTAGGCCCAAGACCATAACGGGTTTCCAAACCCACTCAACTCCTGTTCTTCTATCTGCTGGTGATAGGGCAGAACTTGCAACTGAGAA ATATATTCCTCTTTCGCCAATTCTCGAAGGATTTGTCATCTTAAAAGAGAACCCGGAGTACAAAGATGAACAATGA
- the LOC140984627 gene encoding probable beta-1,4-xylosyltransferase IRX9H isoform X2 encodes MASIRRTLSPVPRPGALINAEACQVASPLSKSSSNSQNYTPNDGLLASSTGSLDHALYRAQIFILGLFSKRSARPFDRSKAKGHVWRRAFFHFLMCFIAGVFVGLTPFASLHSSRNIVSINRAFDLELLQPVMNEFNEWKKNVTPVVGRLSVNENSTSELQRTNLELKDGNLDEILLNNSLGQDSNSVFHKLLIIVTPSYSSSHQTYYLNRLGNTLKLVPHPLIWIIVEMNSQSVETAELLRNTGIMYRHLVCSIKNSTDIIDTRVLLRNVALSHIETHHLDGIVYFADVDNIYSVHLFDQLRQIRRFGTWPLTKFEGKKGKMFLEGPICNGSQVLGWHIIDLAKRFRRFHTDMSGFAFNSTIIWDPKRWHRPMLEPIRQLKNVKDGFQM; translated from the exons ATGGCATCTATTAGAAGAACATTGTCCCCCGTGCCTCGTCCGGGAGCTTTAATAAATGCCGAAGCCTGTCAAGTTGCATCCCCATTGTCTAAATCATCCTCAAACAGTCAAAATTACACACCAAACGATGGGCTATTGGCTTCTTCAACGGGTTCACTCGATCATGCACTATATAGAGCTCAAATTTTTATCCTAGGTTTATTCTCAAAGCGATCTGCTAGACCCTTTGATCGATCAAAGGCAAAGGGACATGTTTGGCGGAGAGCTTTTTTCCATTTCCTGATGTGTTTCATTGCTGGTGTTTTTGTTGGACTCACCCCATTTGCTTCACTTCATTCGTCTCGAAACATCGTGTCTATAAACCGAGCTTTTGACCTCGAATTGCTTCAACCAGTCATGAACGAGTTTAATGAATGGAAGAAAAATGTAACACCAGTAGTTGGCAGATTGTCAGTAAATGAGAATTCTACGTCAGAGCTACAGAGAACAAATCTCGAGCTAAAAGATGGAAACCTTGACGAAATTCTTTTAAACAATTCACTTGGTCAAGATTCAAATTCAGTGTTCCATAAGCTTCTGATCATAGTGACACCATCATATTCATCATCGCATCAGACTTATTATCTGAACCGTCTGGGGAACACGCTAAAACTTGTTCCACATCCTCTTATATGGATTATTGTGGAGATGAACTCTCAGTCTGTGGAAACGGCTGAATTATTGAGGAACACGGGCATAATGTACAGACATCTTGTGTGCAGTATTAAGAATTCGACTGACATAATAGATACAAGAGTTCTCTTAAGGAATGTGGCTCTCTCGCATATTGAGACTCACCATCTTGATGGAATTGTGTACTTTGCAGATGTAGATAACATATACTCAGTGCATCTCTTTGATCAACTGAGACAGATAAG GCGATTTGGAACGTGGCCATTGACAAAGTTTGAGGGAAAAAAAGGTAAAATGTTCTTGGAGGGTCCAATATGTAATGGCTCTCAAGTATTGGGGTGGCACATTATTGACTTAGCGAAAAGATTCCGAAGATTCCACACAGATATGTCTGGATTTGCTTTCAATAGTACAATCATTTGGGATCCAAAGAGATGGCATCGGCCCATGCTCGAACCAATTAGGCAACTCAAAAATGTTAAAGATGGTTTCCAA ATGTGA
- the LOC140985024 gene encoding uncharacterized protein isoform X2: protein MLIFREASKRTTLPSIFTCLKALTTGHNFVQGIGDSGLDRGLPNDDYFAAIHHISNIVRRDVYMERTLNKMKLSLIVNSELVYRVLRSCCNCGIESYRFFNWARTHHPNYDPTTLEFEELLKTLARTRHWETMWKIVHNMKSQQIAISPSIVSFIIEHYGKRGLIDQAVKLFNCLKNFDCPQTTEVYNSLLFTLCECKNFQGGYALVRRMIRKGVVPDKRTYSILVNAWCSAGKMREAQDFLEEMSRRGFNPPVRGRDILIDGLLNAGYLESAKVLVRKMTKEGFVPDVHTLNCLSENLCKSGEVDFCIDLFHNVCRLGFSPEIDTYKIMVTAASKAGRLDEAFRILHKSIEDGHRPFPSLYAPILKALCRSGLFDDAFSFFADMKVKGHPPNRPVYTMLIRMCGRGGRFIEAANYLVEMTESSLLPMSQSFDMVTDGLKNIGKHDLAKRMEQLEISLRGT from the coding sequence ATGCTCATTTTTCGTGAAGCTTCTAAACGAACAACCCTTCCCAGCATCTTTACATGTCTAAAAGCCCTGACGACTGGGCATAATTTTGTCCAAGGTATCGGAGACAGTGGCCTTGATAGGGGCTTACCCAATGACGATTACTTTGCCGCTATTCACCACATATCAAACATTGTGCGAAGGGATGTATACATGGAGCGAACCCTGAACAAGATGAAATTATCTCTTATCGTAAATTCTGAGCTAGTTTATCGTGTCCTTCGTAGCTGCTGTAATTGCGGAATTGAATCGTACCGTTTCTTCAATTGGGCTCGAACTCATCACCCAAATTATGATCCAACCACCCTTGAATTTGAAGAGCTCTTAAAAACCCTTGCTCGAACCCGCCATTGGGAAACCATGTGGAAGATTGTTCATAACATGAAAAGTCAACAAATAGCAATTTCCCCATCAATTGTTTCTTTCATCATTGAACATTATGGTAAACGGGGTCTCATTGATCAAGCAGTTAAACTATTTAATTGCCTTAAAAATTTCGATTGTCCACAAACGACGGAAGTTTACAATTCCTTGCTTTTCACTCTCTGTGAATGCAAGAATTTCCAGGGAGGTTATGCATTGGTTAGGAGAATGATTCGCAAAGGTGTTGTCCCTGATAAAAGGACCTACTCGATTCTTGTTAACGCATGGTGCTCTGCTGGGAAGATGAGGGAGGCACAAGACTTTTTGGAGGAGATGAGTCGAAGGGGATTTAATCCTCCAGTGCGTGGTCGTGATATATTGATTGATGGTTTATTAAATGCAGGATACCTCGAATCTGCTAAAGTGTTGGTAAGGAAGATGACAAAGGAAGGCTTTGTGCCAGATGTACACACACTCAATTGTTTATCCGAGAATCTATGCAAGTCTGGCGAGGTTGACTTCTGCATTGATCTTTTTCATAATGTTTGTAGATTGGGGTTTTCTCCAGAGATAGATACATATAAAATTATGGTAACTGCGGCATCCAAAGCTGGAAGACTTGACGAGGCTTTTAGAATCCTTCACAAGTCTATTGAGGATGGACACCGCCCTTTTCCCAGCTTGTATGCTCCAATCTTGAAAGCTCTTTGTCGAAGCGGACTGTTTGATGATGCATTTAGTTTTTTTGCTGACATGAAAGTGAAGGGGCACCCACCTAACAGACCTGTGTATACCATGCTGATAAGGATGTGTGGGCGTGGAGGAAGGTTTATTGAGGCTGCCAATTATTTGGTGGAGATGACTGAGTCGAGTTTGTTGCCCATGTCACAAAGCTTTGATATGGTAACTGATGGCCTGAAGAACATCGGGAAACACGATTTAGCTAAAAGAATGGAACAATTAGAAATATCTTTGAGGGGTACTTAG
- the LOC140985024 gene encoding uncharacterized protein isoform X1 yields MQEYQMLIFREASKRTTLPSIFTCLKALTTGHNFVQGIGDSGLDRGLPNDDYFAAIHHISNIVRRDVYMERTLNKMKLSLIVNSELVYRVLRSCCNCGIESYRFFNWARTHHPNYDPTTLEFEELLKTLARTRHWETMWKIVHNMKSQQIAISPSIVSFIIEHYGKRGLIDQAVKLFNCLKNFDCPQTTEVYNSLLFTLCECKNFQGGYALVRRMIRKGVVPDKRTYSILVNAWCSAGKMREAQDFLEEMSRRGFNPPVRGRDILIDGLLNAGYLESAKVLVRKMTKEGFVPDVHTLNCLSENLCKSGEVDFCIDLFHNVCRLGFSPEIDTYKIMVTAASKAGRLDEAFRILHKSIEDGHRPFPSLYAPILKALCRSGLFDDAFSFFADMKVKGHPPNRPVYTMLIRMCGRGGRFIEAANYLVEMTESSLLPMSQSFDMVTDGLKNIGKHDLAKRMEQLEISLRGT; encoded by the coding sequence ATGCAGGAATACCAAATGCTCATTTTTCGTGAAGCTTCTAAACGAACAACCCTTCCCAGCATCTTTACATGTCTAAAAGCCCTGACGACTGGGCATAATTTTGTCCAAGGTATCGGAGACAGTGGCCTTGATAGGGGCTTACCCAATGACGATTACTTTGCCGCTATTCACCACATATCAAACATTGTGCGAAGGGATGTATACATGGAGCGAACCCTGAACAAGATGAAATTATCTCTTATCGTAAATTCTGAGCTAGTTTATCGTGTCCTTCGTAGCTGCTGTAATTGCGGAATTGAATCGTACCGTTTCTTCAATTGGGCTCGAACTCATCACCCAAATTATGATCCAACCACCCTTGAATTTGAAGAGCTCTTAAAAACCCTTGCTCGAACCCGCCATTGGGAAACCATGTGGAAGATTGTTCATAACATGAAAAGTCAACAAATAGCAATTTCCCCATCAATTGTTTCTTTCATCATTGAACATTATGGTAAACGGGGTCTCATTGATCAAGCAGTTAAACTATTTAATTGCCTTAAAAATTTCGATTGTCCACAAACGACGGAAGTTTACAATTCCTTGCTTTTCACTCTCTGTGAATGCAAGAATTTCCAGGGAGGTTATGCATTGGTTAGGAGAATGATTCGCAAAGGTGTTGTCCCTGATAAAAGGACCTACTCGATTCTTGTTAACGCATGGTGCTCTGCTGGGAAGATGAGGGAGGCACAAGACTTTTTGGAGGAGATGAGTCGAAGGGGATTTAATCCTCCAGTGCGTGGTCGTGATATATTGATTGATGGTTTATTAAATGCAGGATACCTCGAATCTGCTAAAGTGTTGGTAAGGAAGATGACAAAGGAAGGCTTTGTGCCAGATGTACACACACTCAATTGTTTATCCGAGAATCTATGCAAGTCTGGCGAGGTTGACTTCTGCATTGATCTTTTTCATAATGTTTGTAGATTGGGGTTTTCTCCAGAGATAGATACATATAAAATTATGGTAACTGCGGCATCCAAAGCTGGAAGACTTGACGAGGCTTTTAGAATCCTTCACAAGTCTATTGAGGATGGACACCGCCCTTTTCCCAGCTTGTATGCTCCAATCTTGAAAGCTCTTTGTCGAAGCGGACTGTTTGATGATGCATTTAGTTTTTTTGCTGACATGAAAGTGAAGGGGCACCCACCTAACAGACCTGTGTATACCATGCTGATAAGGATGTGTGGGCGTGGAGGAAGGTTTATTGAGGCTGCCAATTATTTGGTGGAGATGACTGAGTCGAGTTTGTTGCCCATGTCACAAAGCTTTGATATGGTAACTGATGGCCTGAAGAACATCGGGAAACACGATTTAGCTAAAAGAATGGAACAATTAGAAATATCTTTGAGGGGTACTTAG
- the LOC140985025 gene encoding uncharacterized protein — MSLPDGSIVNWMNRTVSEPYYFLHFLAFFSYIPVRCSAANVLSPLRLSLLLRREFQAFLAFCVLAAVKVVKTESWEIFIADILFFAKIFLVAMSLVMDYHLALWYTLAFFVIYIIAQQPPYEGLGTLNQLTPLQLESLLTDGNTSRFWLVEFRCLSTSKSIRSTSLFPKLSITFSNKNVSFGSVDLGLFPNAAEKFGISLASLQQLPIYILYHDGIEISRFPELDFEANFFIHPLSKKLLCRHFELDKHLLDYVNGK; from the exons ATGTCGTTACCGGACGGCAGCATCGTCAACTGGATGAACCGTACGGTTTCCGAACCGTACTATTTTCTCCATTTTCTAGCATTCTTCTCCTACATTCCTGTTCGCTGCTCCGCCGCCAATGTCCTCTCCCCGCTCCGCTTATCCCTTCTCCTTCGCAGA GAATTTCAAGCTTTTCTCGCCTTCTGCGTTTTGGCTGCTGTGAAG GTGGTGAAAACAGAGTCATGGGAGATTTTCATCGCAGATATTTTATTCTTTGCAAAG ATTTTCCTCGTTGCTATGTCTTTGGTCATGGATTATCACTTGGCCTTGTGGTATACATTGGCATTTTTCG TCATATACATCATCGCTCAACAACCTCCTTATGAAGGACTAG GTACATTGAATCAACTGACACCACTTCAATTGGAAAGTTTGCTTACTGATGGGAATACCTCAAGATTCTGGCTG GTGGAATTTCGTTGTCTGTCTACCTCTAAATCCATACGCTCAACCTCTCTCTTCCCTAAACTCTCAATTAC ATTCTCGAACAAAAATGTTTCTTTTGGATCAGTTGATCTCGGGCTCTTTCCGAATGCTGCAGAGAAATTTGGAATCTCTCTTG CAAGCCTTCAACAACTTCcgatttatatattatatcatgATGGAATTGAGATCTCCCGCTTCCCTGAGCTGGATTTCGaagcaaatttttttattcatcctCTGTCCAAG AAACTTCTTTGCCGCCATTTTGAGCTCGACAAACATCTACTCGATTATGTGAATGGCAAGTGA
- the LOC140984627 gene encoding probable beta-1,4-xylosyltransferase IRX9H isoform X1 gives MASIRRTLSPVPRPGALINAEACQVASPLSKSSSNSQNYTPNDGLLASSTGSLDHALYRAQIFILGLFSKRSARPFDRSKAKGHVWRRAFFHFLMCFIAGVFVGLTPFASLHSSRNIVSINRAFDLELLQPVMNEFNEWKKNVTPVVGRLSVNENSTSELQRTNLELKDGNLDEILLNNSLGQDSNSVFHKLLIIVTPSYSSSHQTYYLNRLGNTLKLVPHPLIWIIVEMNSQSVETAELLRNTGIMYRHLVCSIKNSTDIIDTRVLLRNVALSHIETHHLDGIVYFADVDNIYSVHLFDQLRQIRRFGTWPLTKFEGKKGKMFLEGPICNGSQVLGWHIIDLAKRFRRFHTDMSGFAFNSTIIWDPKRWHRPMLEPIRQLKNVKDGFQASTFIEQVVEDESQMECFSLNSSEIMVWHHVTGSNSFPRDRLAKNNLRTFIPLS, from the exons ATGGCATCTATTAGAAGAACATTGTCCCCCGTGCCTCGTCCGGGAGCTTTAATAAATGCCGAAGCCTGTCAAGTTGCATCCCCATTGTCTAAATCATCCTCAAACAGTCAAAATTACACACCAAACGATGGGCTATTGGCTTCTTCAACGGGTTCACTCGATCATGCACTATATAGAGCTCAAATTTTTATCCTAGGTTTATTCTCAAAGCGATCTGCTAGACCCTTTGATCGATCAAAGGCAAAGGGACATGTTTGGCGGAGAGCTTTTTTCCATTTCCTGATGTGTTTCATTGCTGGTGTTTTTGTTGGACTCACCCCATTTGCTTCACTTCATTCGTCTCGAAACATCGTGTCTATAAACCGAGCTTTTGACCTCGAATTGCTTCAACCAGTCATGAACGAGTTTAATGAATGGAAGAAAAATGTAACACCAGTAGTTGGCAGATTGTCAGTAAATGAGAATTCTACGTCAGAGCTACAGAGAACAAATCTCGAGCTAAAAGATGGAAACCTTGACGAAATTCTTTTAAACAATTCACTTGGTCAAGATTCAAATTCAGTGTTCCATAAGCTTCTGATCATAGTGACACCATCATATTCATCATCGCATCAGACTTATTATCTGAACCGTCTGGGGAACACGCTAAAACTTGTTCCACATCCTCTTATATGGATTATTGTGGAGATGAACTCTCAGTCTGTGGAAACGGCTGAATTATTGAGGAACACGGGCATAATGTACAGACATCTTGTGTGCAGTATTAAGAATTCGACTGACATAATAGATACAAGAGTTCTCTTAAGGAATGTGGCTCTCTCGCATATTGAGACTCACCATCTTGATGGAATTGTGTACTTTGCAGATGTAGATAACATATACTCAGTGCATCTCTTTGATCAACTGAGACAGATAAG GCGATTTGGAACGTGGCCATTGACAAAGTTTGAGGGAAAAAAAGGTAAAATGTTCTTGGAGGGTCCAATATGTAATGGCTCTCAAGTATTGGGGTGGCACATTATTGACTTAGCGAAAAGATTCCGAAGATTCCACACAGATATGTCTGGATTTGCTTTCAATAGTACAATCATTTGGGATCCAAAGAGATGGCATCGGCCCATGCTCGAACCAATTAGGCAACTCAAAAATGTTAAAGATGGTTTCCAA GCAAGCACATTTATCGAGCAAGTTGTTGAGGATGAAAGTCAAATGGAATGTTTCTCTTTAAACTCTTCAGAAATCATGGTTTGGCATCACGTCACAGGCTCAAACTCCTTCCCTCGTGATAGGCTTGCAAAGAATAATTTAAGAACTTTCATTCCACTTTCTTGA
- the LOC140984620 gene encoding uncharacterized protein: protein MAPHRDIESGENFTKNNAVTKKSSSFSMETLGRTLSDISLELINQETLNSNRSKNDLSPISEVEDAKCEGCGMCEECTPEYVKRVREKFSGLMVCGLCSEAVKEEMEKNGGKLEEALCAHVYTCARFNRLGRAYPVLCQAEAMREMLKNRAKSLSPRDKSSASQNKSGLTRSSSCIPDYYNGN from the coding sequence ATGGCCCCTCATAGGGATATCGAATCTGGTGAAAACTTCACAAAAAACAATGCCGTTACTAAAAAATCCTCCAGCTTCTCGATGGAAACCTTAGGTCGAACTTTATCAGACATTTCACTCGAACTTATCAACCAAGAAACCTTAAACTCAAACAGAAGCAAGAACGACCTATCTCCCATATCAGAGGTAGAGGATGCCAAATGCGAGGGCTGCGGTATGTGCGAGGAGTGCACTCCCGAGTACGTGAAAAGGGTGCGTGAAAAGTTCTCCGGGCTCATGGTTTGTGGGCTTTGCTCAGAGGCTGTGAAAGAAGAGATGGAAAAGAATGGCGGGAAACTAGAGGAGGCATTGTGTGCCCATGTCTACACTTGTGCAAGGTTCAACCGTCTCGGCAGGGCATACCCTGTGCTTTGCCAAGCTGAAGCCATGAGAGAGATGTTAAAGAACAGGGCCAAATCTCTTAGCCCTAGGGACAAGAGTTCTGCCTCCCAGAACAAAAGTGGCCTCACTAGGAGCTCCAGTTGTATTCCGGATTATTACAATGGAAACTAA